The Globicephala melas chromosome 13, mGloMel1.2, whole genome shotgun sequence genome includes a region encoding these proteins:
- the HSCB gene encoding iron-sulfur cluster co-chaperone protein HscB isoform X4 — translation MWCGRTRALLRVSGLWPTGVLGRRPLNCSAASLAGSNSPRCWNCGGLGGPLRGDRFFCPQCRALQPPDPTRDYFSLMDCNRSFRVDTAKLQHRYQQLQRLIHPDFFSQRSQTEKDFSEKHSTLVNDAYKTLLAPLSRGLYLLKLCGVEIPEGTDYEMDSQFLMEIMEINEKLAEAQGETAMKEMESIVRAKQKELTDNVSRAFERGEE, via the exons ATGTGGTGCGGAAGAACCAGGGCCTTGCTCCGGGTGTCGGGGTTATGGCCGACAGGGGTGCTCGGGAGGAGACCGCTAAACTGCAGTGCTGCGTCACTGGCGGGAAGCAACTCCCCCCGGTGTTGGAACTGCGGCGGCCTAGGGGGCCCCTTGCGGGGGGACCGGTTCTTCTGCCCTCAGTGCCGCGCGCTGCAGCCACCTGACCCCACGCGAGACTACTTCAGCCTCATGGACTG CAACCGCTCCTTCAGAGTTGACACTGCAAAGCTCCAGCATAGGTACCAGCAACTACAGCGTCTTATCCACCCAGATTTCTTCAGCCAGAGGTCTCAG ACTGAAAAGGATTTCTCAGAGAAGCATTCGACCCTTGTTAATGATGCCTATAAGACTCTTCTGGCCCCCCTGAGCAGGGGACTATACCTT CTAAAGCTCTGTGGAGTAGAGATTCCCGAAGGGACAGATTATGAAATGGACAGTCAATTCCTCATGGAAATaatggaaatcaatgaaaaactTGCAGAAGCTCAAGGTGAAACTGCCATGAAAGAGATGGAATCTATTGTCAGAG ctaaACAGAAAGAATTGACTGACAATGTGAGCAGAGCTTTTGAAAGAG
- the HSCB gene encoding iron-sulfur cluster co-chaperone protein HscB isoform X3 produces the protein MWCGRTRALLRVSGLWPTGVLGRRPLNCSAASLAGSNSPRCWNCGGLGGPLRGDRFFCPQCRALQPPDPTRDYFSLMDCNRSFRVDTAKLQHRYQQLQRLIHPDFFSQRSQTEKDFSEKHSTLVNDAYKTLLAPLSRGLYLLKLCGVEIPEGTDYEMDSQFLMEIMEINEKLAEAQGETAMKEMESIVRAKQKELTDNVSRAFERGDTDLSPGPGRSHMPWSNY, from the exons ATGTGGTGCGGAAGAACCAGGGCCTTGCTCCGGGTGTCGGGGTTATGGCCGACAGGGGTGCTCGGGAGGAGACCGCTAAACTGCAGTGCTGCGTCACTGGCGGGAAGCAACTCCCCCCGGTGTTGGAACTGCGGCGGCCTAGGGGGCCCCTTGCGGGGGGACCGGTTCTTCTGCCCTCAGTGCCGCGCGCTGCAGCCACCTGACCCCACGCGAGACTACTTCAGCCTCATGGACTG CAACCGCTCCTTCAGAGTTGACACTGCAAAGCTCCAGCATAGGTACCAGCAACTACAGCGTCTTATCCACCCAGATTTCTTCAGCCAGAGGTCTCAG ACTGAAAAGGATTTCTCAGAGAAGCATTCGACCCTTGTTAATGATGCCTATAAGACTCTTCTGGCCCCCCTGAGCAGGGGACTATACCTT CTAAAGCTCTGTGGAGTAGAGATTCCCGAAGGGACAGATTATGAAATGGACAGTCAATTCCTCATGGAAATaatggaaatcaatgaaaaactTGCAGAAGCTCAAGGTGAAACTGCCATGAAAGAGATGGAATCTATTGTCAGAG ctaaACAGAAAGAATTGACTGACAATGTGAGCAGAGCTTTTGAAAGAG
- the HSCB gene encoding iron-sulfur cluster co-chaperone protein HscB isoform X5 → MWCGRTRALLRVSGLWPTGVLGRRPLNCSAASLAGSNSPRCWNCGGLGGPLRGDRFFCPQCRALQPPDPTRDYFSLMDCNRSFRVDTAKLQHRYQQLQRLIHPDFFSQRSQTEKDFSEKHSTLVNDAYKTLLAPLSRGLYLVS, encoded by the exons ATGTGGTGCGGAAGAACCAGGGCCTTGCTCCGGGTGTCGGGGTTATGGCCGACAGGGGTGCTCGGGAGGAGACCGCTAAACTGCAGTGCTGCGTCACTGGCGGGAAGCAACTCCCCCCGGTGTTGGAACTGCGGCGGCCTAGGGGGCCCCTTGCGGGGGGACCGGTTCTTCTGCCCTCAGTGCCGCGCGCTGCAGCCACCTGACCCCACGCGAGACTACTTCAGCCTCATGGACTG CAACCGCTCCTTCAGAGTTGACACTGCAAAGCTCCAGCATAGGTACCAGCAACTACAGCGTCTTATCCACCCAGATTTCTTCAGCCAGAGGTCTCAG ACTGAAAAGGATTTCTCAGAGAAGCATTCGACCCTTGTTAATGATGCCTATAAGACTCTTCTGGCCCCCCTGAGCAGGGGACTATACCTTGTAAG CTAA